In Sesamum indicum cultivar Zhongzhi No. 13 linkage group LG8, S_indicum_v1.0, whole genome shotgun sequence, the sequence TTAACCTTAAATGTTCTCATTTATTTGTGCAGCCAAGTCAATACATTAACACAATCTTTGTCCCCAAAGATGGTCAGATTCCTCTGGATATTGATTCACTGGCTGCCCAAGGGATCTTTGATGTGGTATGCATGTGTTCTATACATTGTACAAATAGGTGTTGATAAGTCTTTGAAGCCTCATATCGATTGAAAGCTCCTTTGTGAAAATTATGCAACCTACAAGTTCCTCATTTTGATTGGAAGGCTATTATgtcctaaatttatttatctacaATGAATTTTGTTAGAAATGTCTTGAGATGgacttctttatttttgttgctccttttgttttttgtctcTCATGATGAATGTGTTTTAGGAATTGTTAGATATCACTTTTGTTCTAGTTAAAGATGGTTCTGAAAATTGTTTCTgtaagggaaagaaaaaaataaaaggaagataaatattattgatgcaattttgttgattttaccACGTGCTGTTTCCGAGAGGTATATAATAGCAGCTAAGTCGCCTCATGATGTAGATTTCAGGTTCAAGCTTTAAAATGGAATTACTTCATGGTTATGTTCTGTGAAAAATCACTAATAGAAAACATGAAACACACTAGTTTCTACGCTTCAGCTTATTTGCACTTTTGTGCCAAAAGATGTGATTGATAACCCCTCCACTGGtttgattaattgaattcACTCAAATTTTGTAGGTAACTGTTGACTCATTACAAGATTCAACAGCAGGCATACTTTTTGATCCAAAATCATTGATACAATCTCTGGCCAATCTGTTAAAGGGGAATGCATGAGGAATATTGTTGCCAGACTTCGACCTTCTTTCAGAGTCATTGTTGCTTTTCAGATAGCTGATATATgcaaagtataatttttacctTTTGCATCTTTGCTTCTCTAATTAGGAGGTGAGTTTTAAGGTCCAATTGCTGTCTCACATATTTCCAGTCGCCTGATGCATTCAGTTATGAGTTTTAATCAGGATTTCAATAGGAAAATTCATATAGTCCTGAAAGCAATGCCTAGGAGATGGCCTGATATGCTACACTGAAGTGAAGATATAATGGGGTATTGCCTGGACCTAATTTCTTGGATGTGCCAAGTGTTGGCAAGATGATTCACCCAATTGTATAACTAAGGTGTACAACATTGTATACGCATTCATTCAACATTTGATCAGATCCACGTCTGCACTCTGCAGGTTGCTTGTTGGGTTTTTCATCTTGTCTCGTAAGTTGATATGATTAAATCATTTGCCCTTTGCGGATGATTGACAGAATTTTTTGCCATCTTGAGTTGAAATTTGAGGCATGTTGCTAGTGCAGCAATTACGCAGGATTGTATGTCCTTTCCTACATTGCTCCTTTTCCAGGCTTAGTAATTCAACATATTAAACGAACGCATACGTTAAAATGCCATGAAAAGACGATTGAAAAGCTGTGTACCTCTCACTGATTGATAAGGTATCCTGTTTCTGGCTATTCATGCCTTTATTTAACAAGGTATTTCATGGAAAATAACTCAGGAACTTGGGATTTCCAGTCTCTCAGAGAAATGTCATTTTATGGAAAGGACAAAGCTTTAGGCATTAGTTGTTTCTCAGAAAGTGATAACCTGCTTAGCTTTCCGGGCAAACTGTCTTCTTATAACCTTTTGGCgtcttttacaaaaaattcctAAATggacaattattttattgtacttATAATCGGCCACCTTTATTTTGGGTTGATATGATTAGTGTGTGATGTATTAAGTtgtgattaaaattttgataacgaACTGATTGATTGGTTTGTCAAATGTTTACTGCGTTTTACTACAAATATGAATAATGTACTTATTATTGTATGTCATGTCTTTTAAGGTATTATCCAAGtgataaacattaaaaaaacatttttacCTTTGGCCAAAAGTCAAATATGTCACCATCATGTCTGAAATTTGGTGAgacaataaatgaaaaggacaaaattgaaaaattgcataaaagaaTAAGGACAATTTTGGAacctcaatttttattatcatatggTGGATCATGGTGACAAATTAATACAGGCCCCCAATTCTTGATTCATATCAAGGCAGTGCAATAACGATTTGTATTAGGTTGGACGACACAATAACGGGTCGGCGCAAGAAGTAagtaaacagaaaataaaggtTGATTAAGGGTGATAGTATGACTAATCAGCCGAAGTAAATGTGACCTCTGAAGCTAGCTCTTGCATTTGTCATTTCACTCGGCATCATTTACAGACATATCAGAGGCATGTTGTGGCTGCAAGAGACAGAAGGTAAATCCAACAACGGTTTTCAATTCAACCATTGTCGTTTAAGCATGTTTTAATCAACACCCCAAAAGGTAGGAGGAAACATTGGAGCGTCCACGAAATGAGTTCTGAATTTGTTCTGAGGCGCATAACTTGCCGGATTTTCCAGGGAGTGAGGGAGCGTGAGTTCTGTCCACATTCTATAAGGCATGCAGTTTCAAGCCATTTCTGACAATTAAGTAACACATTAAAAGACTCTATAAATACTCGGCCCTCCTAAAATGATGCACAGCAGTCATATTTATAACAAAGTTTAGCTAACACATCAAATATCCTGCCTAGTACTCAGCTATCACAAAATGGCCCTCTCAACTAATTGGAGGCTTATTTTTGCTGTGTTACTAGTGCTGGAAATGTGGACTTATCAGGCCACAGCCCGCTCACTGCCTGATGCATCAATGATTGAGAGACATGAGGAATGGATGGCACAACATGGACGTGCCTACAAAGACGATGTTGAGAAGGCCAAGCGATTCAAAATATTCAAGGAAAATGTGGAGTACATCCAGTCCTTTAATGAAGCAGGGACTCGCCCTTACAAGCTTGCGGTAAACAAGTTTGCTGATTTGACAAACGAGGAATTTCAGGCGTCCCGAAATGGATACAAAATGGGATCTTACGGGAAGGCATCTAAGGTTTCATCATTTAGGTATGCAAATGTTACTGCAGTTCCAACCAGCATGGACTGGAGACAGAAAGGAGCTGTCACTGGTGTTAAGGACCAGGGCCAATGTGGTAAGTACTGAATTAAGCTCTTCTAATCTaagttcatttttctttagaaaaagaCGATTGACTTCTCGGAAACAACTATACAGGATGCTGCTGGGCATTTTCAGCTGTTGCAGCCACGGAAGGAATCAACCAGCTCACAACTGGGAAATTGATTTCGTTATCTGAACAAGAACTTGTGGATTGCGACACAAGTGAAGATGAGGGCTGCAATGGTGGTCTCATGGACAATGCTTTTGAGTTCATTATCAGTAATGGTGGCATAACGACTGAATCCAATTACCCGTATGAGGCCGTTGATGGCACCTGCAACTCTAAGAAGGAATCATCTCATGCTGCCAAGATTACAGGATACGAGGATGTTCCGGCCAACAGTGAGTCTGCGTTGCTGAAAGCTGTGGCTAACCAACCAGTATCTGTGGCAATTGATGCTAGCGGATCCGATTTCCAGTTCTACACGAGTGGAGTTTTCACTGGACAGTGTGGAACCGAGCTGGACCATGGCGTTACAGCAGTTGGGTATGGGAAAACTAGTGACGGAACCAAGTATTGGCTGGTTAAGAATTCATGGGGAACTAGCTGGGGTGAGAATGGATATATTAGAATGCAAAGGGATGTTGATGCTGCAGAAGGTCTCTGTGGCATTGCCATGCAAGCTTCTTATCCATCAGCTTAAAATTGTTGAAACTTTGGATGAAGTTGTACGAGCTCCCTTATTAAGATAGTCCTGTCCTTAGAAGATGTGTGtggatatatatgtaaattactTTCCTGTTCCAAGAATTGCTTGTAAAAAAATGGCCTCGCTATCCAAAACTTTCCagttaaattactttatgTGCCTGGTTTCTGTGTTCTATATCTATACCTATATGTCTATTTCTATATACCATGTGCAAGTACAAATTTATGTAAAGTTGTGTGATAAAATGGTAATAATAATCCTCAAGCAAGAAgttaatgataattaataatcttatTAATTGTGAGTAATTGAATATTGtctgaataaattaaatcattgccgatttaatagttttttgtcacaagaattgaaataatatttaatctatactaatatataaaaagaaaattcattgcAGACTCACAAACCGAGGTTAATGACACCgccacatcaattttttatgaagtaaaaaattgtcatttatgataaaataactaacttattcaacttttcaaaatttacattaactgataaattatttctttatatctttttattaatggatTGTACGGATTATATGTTTctcttatttgtaatataatttaaaatataaaaaattatttattatatgcacctAAAAAGTACgtataactattaaaaagaCAAGTTTAACAACCACAACACACGTGCATTTTATTAATGACATCTAGATATGTGAAATGATAGATGTCCTTTGTGTGAAATTCAAAATGTATTGACATAGGAAGGACGATAAagatgtgatatatatatatatatataaactccACATGGTATATCAACCTGGTGGATTTGGgactagaaaataaaaaatctagaATACAAAACACAGCAGTTAGTTGAAAGTAGTGATGTTCTTCCTTTAGTAATCAATATTAtcgagaaaagaaaaaatgggcAGTCTATATGGTGTGAATACTTGATGGATGAACTCTTAAACATGCTTGGAATATGAGGTCAGTAGAGTCCTACAGCATCCAATTTCCTgttgtcattaattattgttacttGGGTGAATAATACAGGATATTATAGTCTTCTGTATTCCTCAGTTTCCAGGCTTAGTAATGCAACATGTTAAAAGAATAGATATACATTGGAATGCCACAGAAAACAGGCACTGTAATGGAAATTGACTGCGTGCTTCTCGCTAATTGGTTTGGTGCACTGTTTCTGGCTATTCATGCCGTTAACGATTAATGAGGTTACTGATGG encodes:
- the LOC105167864 gene encoding senescence-specific cysteine protease SAG39-like, which codes for MALSTNWRLIFAVLLVLEMWTYQATARSLPDASMIERHEEWMAQHGRAYKDDVEKAKRFKIFKENVEYIQSFNEAGTRPYKLAVNKFADLTNEEFQASRNGYKMGSYGKASKVSSFRYANVTAVPTSMDWRQKGAVTGVKDQGQCGCCWAFSAVAATEGINQLTTGKLISLSEQELVDCDTSEDEGCNGGLMDNAFEFIISNGGITTESNYPYEAVDGTCNSKKESSHAAKITGYEDVPANSESALLKAVANQPVSVAIDASGSDFQFYTSGVFTGQCGTELDHGVTAVGYGKTSDGTKYWLVKNSWGTSWGENGYIRMQRDVDAAEGLCGIAMQASYPSA